A single Eleginops maclovinus isolate JMC-PN-2008 ecotype Puerto Natales chromosome 5, JC_Emac_rtc_rv5, whole genome shotgun sequence DNA region contains:
- the sirt7 gene encoding NAD-dependent protein deacetylase sirtuin-7, with translation MEEEAETGVPSRIERKALQKAKILQRENERNIFRVVGQVLKKPEGERSEEEAAVLLLHRETVEELCKRQVRRNVLKRKQEEMFDEADELRSKVRQLAAAVKQAKHLVVYTGAGISTAASIPDYRGPNGVWTLLQKGRSISSSDLSKAEPTLTHMCVRMLHKEKLVQHVVSQNCDGLHLRSGLPRHALSELHGNMFIEVCTSCSPVREYVRLFDVTERTSLHRHGTGRRCSHCGSELRDTIVHFGERGTLEQPLNWKGAAEAAETADVILCLGSSLKVLRKYACLWGMNKPASRRPKLYIVNLQWTPKDDLAALKMNGKCDDVMRLLMEELNILVPAYDRAKDPVFSLAVTLRQEEVDSHTREVIAPLDVRQECVPDSGEQAEEATAVQGGWFGRGYGKGRKKKKKAV, from the exons AtggaagaggaggcagaaacCGGTGTTCCTTCACGGATCGAGAGGAAGGCTTTGCAAAAGGCCAAAATACTTCAAAGAGAAAACGAAAGGAACATTTTCAGAGTG GTGGGACAAGTCCTGAAGAAACCTGAGGGTGAGCGgtcagaggaggaggctgctgtGTTACTGCTGCATAGAGAAACTGTGGAGGAGCTTTGCAAGAGACAAGTTCGCAGAAATGTGCTCAagaggaagcaggaggag ATGTTTGATGAGGCTGATGAGCTGAGGAGTAAAGTCAGGCAGCTCGCTGCGGCAGTGAAGCAAGCAAAGCACCTGGTGGTATACACTGGAGCCGGCATCAGTACG GCAGCTTCTATCCCTGACTACAGGGGGCCTAATGGAGTGTGGACGCTGCTTCAGAAGGGAAGGTCAATCAG TTCGTCTGACCTGAGTAAAGCTGAGCCGACCCTCACGCACATGTGCGTTAGGATGCTACATAAGGAAAAGCTG GTACAGCATGTCGTTTCTCAAAACTGTGACGGGCTTCACTTGCGTAGCGGGCTACCCAGACATGCCCTGTCTGAGCTTCATGGAAACATGTTTATtgag GTGTGTACATCCTGTAGCCCGGTCAGGGAGTACGTGCGTTTATTTGACGTGACGGAGCGAACGTCGCTGCACCGCCACGGGACAGGCCGCAGGTGCAGCCACTGTGGAAGTGAACTCAGGGACACCATTGTGCACTTTGGGGAGCGAGGAACCCTGGAGCAGCCTCTTAACTGGAAAGGAGCGGCAGAGGCTGCAGAGACGGCCGATGTTATCCTCTGCTTAGGCTCCAGCCTAAAG GTGCTGAGGAAATACGCTTGTCTGTGGGGCATGAACAAACCAGCAAGCAGAAGACCCAAACTATACATCGTCAACCTCCAG TGGACACCAAAAGATGATTTGGCTGCACTGAAAATGAATGGCAAGTGTGATGACGTCATGAGGCTCCTGATGGAGGAGCTTAACATCCTGGTTCCTGCTTACGACAG GGCGAAGGATCCTGTCTTCAGTCTAGCCGTAACTCTGCGGCAGGAAGAGGTGGACAGCCATACTCGTGAGGTTATCGCTCCCCTTGATGTGCGGCAGGAATGCGTACCTGACTCTGGAGAGCAGGCAGAAGAAGCCACAGCTGTGCAGGGCGGCTGGTTTGGTCGAGGCTATGgcaaaggaaggaagaagaagaaaaaagctgTATGA
- the cp110 gene encoding LOW QUALITY PROTEIN: uncharacterized protein cp110 (The sequence of the model RefSeq protein was modified relative to this genomic sequence to represent the inferred CDS: inserted 1 base in 1 codon), protein MEDYDQFVQHCFSHLRKSEEEDKPPPGSSLIRFYGRPILPPLLSGGQRDEMQRHRDAAQKAAVHRKMKDDLRMAYVQTILHSVQLRKTPTLEELLQESEIKPKSSDSSDTSIGSGLQSHLFLGTKESLLQSPPPEGKEKDAVSFPPLTSTTYSAFFASDVIPQQSDQKDGLFKQHYSQPVSQPSQQSASSGYVTFENLVSSSSVSERIDAERESISSLEGDYHNNMGGLFLQNTSNTIAKMPDIFSHPPIDGEELERSGLESPICTHFTLMKDISCTSLQEDSIICDHLQDGTSKSSHQDRTESGDNSSFSSVIELDNDHSLDRMDGTVSLLENSGMADNLELSQILNAHLSPTTELHIQHKDIKSAPAGLHVDEENPSEEPYRMSLQALLKKSQEYRRSQRMLRNQAKSTKMQERTQEQTRARAEEQSLSDKENDEFPYKGTVTAEGKRLKERRGTVIPPAQKFFENDTAFENEXFGEKESFNLESTHLKIVGNTNERMSVVKETVIKNNKLNISQEVITEATQISPAPQQQPTSTDSSPNQEAFYLTTCPKAFYNGVGKYQTIPALNFSLSPVKSKSTIQDGEALNGVGTSERNVSVNSRLNESHRVRDLGDKNSPTLVACTVNLPAEGDVTHKSSQHIDQLEYDLSSLKVLISDLASTLTDNLESPGRTDSNTQNEFRFNKMRHDDEVEQDQRLGEQPQSLDNFNNVLEDTGSEPCISDIDEQAEEAANVRELRLSKSLPTEGGKDKEKSTEALKSSHGQLGSRKPTAKCILSVMQRMRIPDVFRISPSATTSSRSVSVLSDSSNLTTERKNETAAEANGSRSPSLNQSYDVDAPSGLWLLESSDKSHLVQEKGLTPESGGEGQGGVSKVKRRLLMQMTDETRERSANASRGSSPRDILPAAAVRRYEGHGGQEAEQEQLKQAHAAQVRALQEEHRRQQEALMQALAERYRLLQSVSFPCAMSSSRPEDTATFSLLSQPGPLSERCRPLLAAAVKGFLTRRMLRTERVAQLGRTVRDTHQFLQALQQQSPSSRQDVLLQERVTLQLRAARYEVHDIFFSLSARERMQLIGWDRELARERELRRQSGHPRGRSSLSIATQKSLERKRGMMIQKKAAERHKGVVPMSGHSSGFSAEQPPETRRGQFRANPQRVPKSTRSSRPR, encoded by the exons ATGGAGGACTACGACCAGTTTGTGCAGCATTGTTTCTCCCACCTGAGGAAgagtgaggaggaagacaaaCCTCCACCTGGCTCCTCTCTCATCCGCTTCTATGGACGACCCATCCTTCCTCCTCTG CTCTCAGGGGGGCAGAGAGATGAGATGCAGCGACACAGAGATGCAGCGCAGAAAGCTGCTGTCCACAGGAAGATGAAGGATGATTTAAGAATGGCCTACGTGCAAACTATCCTCCACAGTGTTCAG CTGAGGAAGACACCAACACTGGAGGAGTTGCTTCAAGAGTCGGAGATTAAACCAAAATCTTCAGATTCCAGCGACACCAGCATTGGATCTGGGCTGCAGAGCCATTTATTCCTTGGAACAAAGGAAAGCCTTTTGCAGTCACCGCCACCTGAAGGCAAAGAGAAGGatgctgtttcttttcctccatTGACATCAACTACTTATAGTGCCTTTTTCGCATCTGATGTGATACCTCAGCAAAGTGACCAGAAGGATGgcctttttaaacaacattacagCCAACCGGTTTCACAACCGAGCCAACAGTCAGCGTCCTCTGGTTACGTGACCTTTGAGAATCTTGTGAGCAGCTCCAGTGTCTCTGAAAGGAttgatgcagagagagagagcattagCTCATTAGAGGGGGATTATCATAATAACATGGGTGGCCTTTTCCTTCAAAACACCTCAAACACAATCGCCAAGATGCCAGATATTTTCAGCCACCCTCCCATAGATGGAGAGGAATTGGAGAGGAGCGGACTGGAATCCCCAATTTGTACtcattttactttaatgaaaGACATCAGTTGCACCTCGCTCCAGGAGGATTCAATCATATGTGACCATTTACAAGATGGGACATCTAAAAGCAGTCATCAAGACCGCACAGAGAGTGGGGACAACTCTTCGTTTTCTTCAGTCATTGAACTTGACAATGATCACAGTTTGGACAGAATGGACGGCACAGTGTCTTTATTAGAAAACAGTGGCATGGCAGACAATCTGGAGTTATCACAGATATTAAACGCTCATCTCAGTCCAACGACAGAGCTGCACATTCAGCACAAGGACATAAAATCCGCACCAGCAGGCCTCCATGTAGATGAGGAAAATCCATCTGAGGAGCCTTATCGCATGAGCCTCCAGGCCTTGCTGAAGAAATCCCAGGAGTACCGGCGGAGCCAGCGGATGCTTAGGAACCAAGCCAAAAGCACTAAAATGCAGGAGAGGACCCAAGAACAGACGAGAGCAAGGGCGGAGGAGCAGAGCCTCTCTGATAAGGAGAATGACGAATTTCCTTATAAGGGGACTGTGACCGCAGAGGGGAAGAGactgaaggagaggagaggcacTGTTATCCCGCCAGCACAGAAATTCTTTGAAAACGATACAGCGTTTGAGAACG TTTTTGGGGAAAAGGAAAGCTTTAATTTGgaaagcacacatttaaaaatagttggAAATACTAATGAAAGAATGAGTGTTGTGAAGGAGACCGTAATCAAAAACAACAAGCTGAATATTTCACAAGAAGTCATAACAGAGGCTACCCAAATCAGTCCCGCCCCACAGCAACAGCCCACGTCAACAGATTCCTCACCCAATCAGGAAGCCTTTTACTTGACAACCTGTCCCAAAGCTTTTTATAATGGGGTAGGGAAATATCAAACTATCCCAGCCCTTAATTTCAGTTTGAGTCCTGTGAAAAGCAAAAGCACTATCCAAGATGGAGAAGCTCTCAATGGGGTGGGGACCTCAGAGAGGAACGTTTCAGTCAATTCACGTTTGAATGAAAGCCACAGGGTTAGAGACCTGGGAGATAAAAACAGTCCAACGTTAGTTGCTTGCACTGTGAACCTCCCGGCGGAAGGGGATGTCACACATAAGAGCTCACAGCACATAGATCAGCTCGAGTACGACCTGTCTAGTCTGAAAGTACTGATCTCGGATCTGGCATCCACACTGACAGACAACTTGGAAAGCCCTGGCCGAACTGACAGCAACACCCAAAACGAGTTCAGATTTAACAAAATGAGGCATGACGATGAGGTGGAGCAAGACCAAAGACTCGGAGAGCAGCCGCAATCATTAGACAATTTCAATAACGTGCTTGAAGACACTGGATCTGAACCATGCATCAGTGACATTGATGAACAGGCCGAAGAAGCTGCTAACGTAAGAGAGCTCAGGCTATCCAAATCCTTACCtacagagggaggaaaggacAAAGAAAAATCTACAGAAGCACTTAAAAGCAGTCATGGACAGCTCGGCAGCAGAAAGCCCACAGCTAAGTGCATCCTCTCTGTCATGCAGCGGATGCGAATTCCCGACGTATTCCGAATTTCTCCGTCTGCAACCACGTCTTCACGTAGCGTTTCGGTGCTTTCAGATTCCAGTAACCTAACGACGGAGAGGAAGAACGAGACGGCCGCAGAAGCTAACGGTTCCCGTTCGCCGTCTCTCAACCAGTCGTACGACGTGGACGCGCCGTCTGGCCTGTGGCTCCTCGAATCGTCAGACAAAAGTCATCTTGTTCAGGAGAAAGGTCTGACCCCAGAGAGTGGAGGTGAAGGTCAGGGCGGGGTATCCAAGGTCAAACGGCGGCTGCTCATGCAAATGACGGACGAGACGAGGGAGAGGAGTGCAAATGCCAGCAGAGGCAGCAGCCCCCGGG ATATCCTGCCTGCAGCTGCAGTGCGGCGGTATGAAGGCCACGGCGGTCAGGAGGCGGAGCAGGAGCAGCTGAAACAGGCCCACGCTGCTCAGGTCCGAGCACTGCAGGAGGAGCACCGGAGGCAGCAGGAAGCACTGATGCAG GCGTTGGCAGAGCGCTACCGTCTCCTCCAGAGCGTGTCCTTCCCTTGCGCCATGTCAAGCTCACGTCCCGAGGATACGGCgaccttttctctcctctctcag cCCGGCCCGCTGTCGGAGCGCTGCCGACCCCTGCTGGCAGCCGCCGTGAAAGGATTCCTGACTCGCAGGATGCTGAGGACGGAGAGGGTGGCGCAGCTGGGGCGCACCGTCAGG GACACACACCAGTTCCTGCAggccctccagcagcagagcccGAGCAGCAGACAGGACGTTTTATTGCAGGAGAGAGTCACTCTGCAG CTGCGCGCCGCACGTTACGAGGTCCACGACATATTCTTCAGCCTGTCAGCCAGGGAGAGGATGCAGCTGATCGGCTGGGACAGGGAGCtggccagagagagggagctcAGGCGGCAG aGTGGCCATCCCAGAGGAAGGAGTTCTCTCTCAATTGCTACGCAGAAATcgctggagaggaagagggggatgaT GATTCAGAAAAAAGCAGCAGAACGACACAAGGGAGTGGTGCCGATGAGTGGACACAGTAGTGGGTTCTCTGCTGAGCAGCCGCCAGAGACCAGGCGAGGACAGTTCAGAGCCAATCCTCAGAGGGTCCCAAAGAGCACTCGCTCCTCGAGACCCCGGTGA
- the pcyt2 gene encoding ethanolamine-phosphate cytidylyltransferase isoform X1, which yields MIKNGHHAAEEQPDDAVCGTPGGSACSPEKRKRVVRLWCDGCYDMVHYGHSNQLRQAKAMGDYLIVGVHTDAEISKHKGPPVFTQEERYKMVRAIKWVDEIVEGAPYVTTLETLDKYNCDSCVHGDDITLTVDGKDTYAEVKRLGRYRECRRTQGVSTTDLVGRMLLMTKAHHSNMDNPDYQTHTDNFGKGPKGHSPWTGVSQFLQTSQKIIQFASGKEPQPGDTIIYVAGAFDLFHIGHVDFLEMVYKQAERPYVIVGLHFDQEVNRYKGKNYPIMNIHERTLSVLACRYVSEVVIGAPYAVGKDLLDHFRVDLVCHGKTEVFPDKDMSDPYAEPKKRGIFRTIDSSNNLTTDDIVQRIIANRLQFEARNQKKEAKEMAVIEAMKRKEQQDLSEGAAQPAH from the exons ATGATAAAGAACGGGCACCACGCTGCGGAGGAGCAGCCGGATGACGCTGTTTGCGGTACACCGGGTGGCTCTGCTTGCAGCCCGGAGAAAAGGAAGCGCGTCGTCCGGTTATGGTGTGACGGCTG TTATGACATGGTTCACTACGGTCACTCTAACCAGCTGCGGCAGGCCAAAGCCATGGGAGACTACCTCATAGTCGGAGTGCACACAGATG CGGAGATTTCAAAGCACAAGGGTCCTCCGGTCTTCACTCAGGAAGAACGCTACAAAATGGTACGGGCCATCAAGTGGGTGGACGAGATCGTAGAAGGAGCGCCCTACGTCACCACGCTGGAGACTCTGGACAAGTACAACTGTGACTCCTGTGTGCACGGAG ACGACATCACGCTGACGGTAGATGGTAAGGACACGTATGCAGAGGTGAAGCGCTTAGGCCGCTACCGGGAGTGTAGACGCACACAGGGGGTCTCCACCACCGACCTGGTGGGACGGATGCTTCTCATGACCAAAGCCCATCACAGCAACATG GATAACCCAGATTACCAGACGCACACAGACAACTTTGGGAAA GGTCCTAAAGGCCACAGTCCCTGGACAGGAGTGTCTCAGTTCCTCCAGACATCCCAGAAGATCATCCAGTTCGCCTCTGGGAAGGAGCCTCAGCCCGGAGACACCATCATCTACGTGGCCGGGGCATTCGACCTCTTCC ACATCGGCCATGTTGACTTCTTAGAGATGGTCTATAAGCAGGCGGAGAGGCCCTACGTCATCGTGGGTCTGCACTTTGACCAG GAGGTGAATCGGTACAAGGGGAAGAATTATCCAATCATGAACATCCATGAGAGGACGCTGAGTGTCCTGGCCTGTCGG TACGTGTCAGAGGTGGTGATTGGTGCTCCCTATGCAGTGGGCAAAGACCTGCTGGATCACTTTAGG gtggaCCTGGTGTGTCATGGCAAGACGGAGGTGTTTCCTGACAAGGACATGTCAGACCCCTACGCC GAGCCTAAGAAGAGGGGGATCTTCAGGACGATCGACAGCTCGAACAATCTCACCACTGATGACATCGTCCAGAGAATCATTGCAAACAG GCTGCAGTTTGAAGCCAGGAACCAGAAGAAGGAAGCCAAGGAGATGGCGGTGATCGAGGCGATGAAGAGGAAAGAGCAGCAGGATCTGAGTGAGGGTGCAGCCCAGCCTGCTCACTAG
- the pcyt2 gene encoding ethanolamine-phosphate cytidylyltransferase isoform X2, with the protein MVRAIKWVDEIVEGAPYVTTLETLDKYNCDSCVHGDDITLTVDGKDTYAEVKRLGRYRECRRTQGVSTTDLVGRMLLMTKAHHSNMDNPDYQTHTDNFGKGPKGHSPWTGVSQFLQTSQKIIQFASGKEPQPGDTIIYVAGAFDLFHIGHVDFLEMVYKQAERPYVIVGLHFDQEVNRYKGKNYPIMNIHERTLSVLACRYVSEVVIGAPYAVGKDLLDHFRVDLVCHGKTEVFPDKDMSDPYAEPKKRGIFRTIDSSNNLTTDDIVQRIIANRLQFEARNQKKEAKEMAVIEAMKRKEQQDLSEGAAQPAH; encoded by the exons ATGGTACGGGCCATCAAGTGGGTGGACGAGATCGTAGAAGGAGCGCCCTACGTCACCACGCTGGAGACTCTGGACAAGTACAACTGTGACTCCTGTGTGCACGGAG ACGACATCACGCTGACGGTAGATGGTAAGGACACGTATGCAGAGGTGAAGCGCTTAGGCCGCTACCGGGAGTGTAGACGCACACAGGGGGTCTCCACCACCGACCTGGTGGGACGGATGCTTCTCATGACCAAAGCCCATCACAGCAACATG GATAACCCAGATTACCAGACGCACACAGACAACTTTGGGAAA GGTCCTAAAGGCCACAGTCCCTGGACAGGAGTGTCTCAGTTCCTCCAGACATCCCAGAAGATCATCCAGTTCGCCTCTGGGAAGGAGCCTCAGCCCGGAGACACCATCATCTACGTGGCCGGGGCATTCGACCTCTTCC ACATCGGCCATGTTGACTTCTTAGAGATGGTCTATAAGCAGGCGGAGAGGCCCTACGTCATCGTGGGTCTGCACTTTGACCAG GAGGTGAATCGGTACAAGGGGAAGAATTATCCAATCATGAACATCCATGAGAGGACGCTGAGTGTCCTGGCCTGTCGG TACGTGTCAGAGGTGGTGATTGGTGCTCCCTATGCAGTGGGCAAAGACCTGCTGGATCACTTTAGG gtggaCCTGGTGTGTCATGGCAAGACGGAGGTGTTTCCTGACAAGGACATGTCAGACCCCTACGCC GAGCCTAAGAAGAGGGGGATCTTCAGGACGATCGACAGCTCGAACAATCTCACCACTGATGACATCGTCCAGAGAATCATTGCAAACAG GCTGCAGTTTGAAGCCAGGAACCAGAAGAAGGAAGCCAAGGAGATGGCGGTGATCGAGGCGATGAAGAGGAAAGAGCAGCAGGATCTGAGTGAGGGTGCAGCCCAGCCTGCTCACTAG